A single genomic interval of Shewanella psychropiezotolerans harbors:
- a CDS encoding 2Fe-2S iron-sulfur cluster-binding protein: MTRFYFDGQGFDAQSDETVLDTLIREGHQVNYSCKKGSCKTCLVKHVDGKLSTGSQRGLTLTLKRDHYLCACQCKPTSGLKLKSVLAQDLFISAQIHSKQYLSDSVVKLKLKLSETINHCAGQYINLRRFDGLTRSYAITNDPFGEFIELHVKRKYNGQFSDWLFNHASVGEGLLLQGPWGHCCYSKAYIEDDISLIACGTGLGPVYGIALDALKSGHRGKINLYHGARNHADLYQHSSLLQLMLEHRNFTYHGCVSTLQKNDAQPMSRVQQGDPFDIAMMHFPVKTLPGNKSRHRVYLCGEPDFVMRGQASVFLNGVPLNRIHVLSFDYKDLRSMSRSL; this comes from the coding sequence ATGACAAGATTTTATTTCGATGGTCAAGGTTTCGATGCCCAATCTGATGAGACAGTTTTAGACACCTTGATCAGAGAAGGACATCAAGTTAATTACTCATGTAAGAAGGGGTCATGTAAAACGTGTCTGGTGAAGCATGTGGATGGTAAACTTTCCACAGGTTCACAGCGAGGATTAACCTTAACCTTGAAACGGGATCATTATCTCTGTGCGTGTCAATGTAAGCCCACATCAGGATTAAAACTCAAATCTGTTTTGGCGCAAGACCTGTTTATCTCGGCTCAAATTCACTCGAAGCAATATTTATCAGACTCTGTGGTAAAACTTAAGTTGAAGTTATCTGAGACGATCAATCATTGTGCCGGTCAATACATCAATTTACGCCGATTCGATGGGTTAACCCGGAGTTATGCGATTACCAATGATCCCTTTGGGGAGTTTATCGAGCTTCATGTTAAAAGGAAATATAATGGCCAGTTCAGCGATTGGTTATTTAATCATGCCAGTGTTGGAGAAGGACTGTTGCTACAGGGACCTTGGGGACACTGCTGTTATTCTAAGGCTTATATTGAAGATGACATCAGCTTGATTGCCTGTGGTACTGGCCTAGGGCCTGTATATGGAATTGCACTCGATGCACTTAAGAGTGGCCATAGAGGAAAGATAAACTTGTATCATGGTGCCAGAAATCATGCCGACCTATATCAGCATTCAAGCCTGTTACAACTCATGTTAGAGCATAGAAACTTTACTTATCACGGATGTGTCTCCACATTACAGAAAAATGACGCTCAGCCCATGAGCCGGGTACAGCAAGGTGACCCTTTTGACATCGCTATGATGCACTTTCCTGTGAAGACACTGCCTGGTAACAAGAGTCGACATCGAGTGTATCTCTGTGGAGAACCTGACTTCGTTATGAGAGGCCAGGCGTCGGTATTTCTAAATGGTGTGCCTCTGAATAGGATCCATGTGCTTTCATTTGATTATAAAGACCTGAGAAGTATGTCCAGAAGTTTATGA
- a CDS encoding VOC family protein: protein MGSPFKTTGTLSWHELTSNNCKDSMGFYGEIFGWTFKKMDMPQGPYYIIENQGTSIGGIAPNPSPNLPSHWTGYITVTDVDEVAIKAKTLGGDLLYGPEDIPNIGRFCWIQDPAGAIIAAITYQKVDK from the coding sequence ATGGGCTCACCATTTAAGACTACGGGTACCTTGAGTTGGCATGAGTTGACATCAAACAATTGCAAAGATTCAATGGGCTTCTACGGGGAGATTTTCGGTTGGACATTTAAAAAAATGGACATGCCACAAGGCCCTTACTACATTATAGAGAATCAGGGGACCAGTATAGGTGGGATAGCCCCGAATCCCAGCCCCAATCTGCCGAGCCACTGGACGGGATACATCACAGTAACGGATGTGGACGAGGTTGCCATCAAAGCGAAAACCTTAGGAGGAGACTTACTATACGGACCCGAAGATATTCCCAATATCGGTCGTTTTTGCTGGATACAAGATCCTGCTGGAGCCATCATAGCCGCAATCACTTATCAAAAAGTCGACAAGTAA
- a CDS encoding GNAT family N-acetyltransferase: MHIRIATDEDLQSLTPLFDEYRKSLGQDSRLAACKEFIEYRLQENDSVIFIAFLVDVPVGFIQLYPSFSSLLLKSLWYFDDLFVAEPYRKRGIGTELVKKAKELADETQVLAVRREKIEGDGFLPIDTLALFESKL; encoded by the coding sequence ATGCACATTAGAATCGCCACTGATGAAGATCTACAGTCATTGACACCGTTATTTGATGAGTACAGGAAAAGCTTAGGTCAGGACTCTCGATTAGCTGCCTGTAAAGAGTTTATCGAATACCGATTACAAGAAAATGATTCCGTGATATTTATTGCCTTTTTGGTGGATGTTCCCGTCGGATTTATTCAACTCTACCCCTCATTTTCATCATTATTACTTAAATCACTCTGGTATTTTGACGATCTGTTTGTAGCTGAGCCCTATAGAAAAAGAGGTATAGGCACAGAACTGGTTAAAAAAGCTAAGGAGCTTGCCGATGAGACTCAAGTGTTGGCGGTTCGCCGGGAGAAGATAGAAGGCGATGGATTTTTGCCTATAGATACTCTGGCTCTATTTGAGTCTAAGCTATAG
- a CDS encoding DUF445 domain-containing protein codes for MNKSVITNLIAALLLALGYYFSSAIVLSIGLFALSGALTNWLAIHMLFEKVPGLYGSGVIPSRFEEFKAGISHLMMKQFFTDENIDRFLSDQGGSQSPINLQPVIEQVDMTPAFDALVTTVEQSSFGGMLAMVGGTDAITPLKEPFIEKMKASLVEISQSEEFYTLLKNELEQPDVLADMKTKINEIVSQRLNELTPELVKDIIQEMIREHLGWLVVWGGVFGGVIGLIAALVQA; via the coding sequence TTGAATAAGAGTGTGATCACAAACCTAATCGCGGCCCTCTTGCTGGCATTAGGCTATTATTTTTCATCGGCTATCGTCTTGAGCATAGGATTATTTGCGCTGTCCGGTGCACTGACAAACTGGCTGGCCATCCATATGTTATTTGAAAAAGTCCCAGGCTTGTATGGCTCTGGCGTTATTCCATCTCGTTTCGAGGAGTTCAAAGCCGGCATCTCACATCTGATGATGAAGCAGTTTTTTACCGATGAGAATATCGATCGCTTCCTGTCGGATCAAGGTGGCAGCCAATCTCCTATTAATCTACAACCGGTTATCGAGCAAGTTGATATGACACCGGCATTTGATGCCCTGGTGACCACAGTTGAGCAGTCATCTTTTGGTGGAATGCTGGCCATGGTTGGCGGTACAGACGCAATCACCCCGCTAAAAGAGCCATTTATCGAGAAGATGAAGGCCTCTTTGGTCGAGATTTCTCAGAGTGAAGAGTTTTATACCTTACTTAAGAATGAGCTCGAGCAGCCCGATGTGTTGGCCGACATGAAGACCAAGATCAATGAGATCGTCAGTCAGAGGTTAAACGAGTTGACCCCTGAGTTGGTGAAGGACATCATTCAAGAGATGATCAGAGAACACTTAGGTTGGCTCGTGGTGTGGGGCGGCGTTTTTGGTGGTGTTATCGGTTTGATAGCAGCCCTTGTGCAGGCGTAA
- a CDS encoding VOC family protein, translating into MNAHHAINYIEMPVADISATKQFFEQVFDWEFVDYGPEYTCFTNAGIAGGFYLSEQIFDLAKGTPLVVLYSSQLEASMARVEGAGGEVSKAIFSFPGGRRFHFKDPSGNEFAIWSE; encoded by the coding sequence ATGAATGCGCATCATGCGATTAACTACATAGAGATGCCCGTGGCCGATATTTCTGCCACTAAGCAGTTTTTTGAACAGGTATTTGACTGGGAGTTTGTCGATTATGGTCCTGAATATACCTGTTTCACTAACGCTGGTATCGCCGGTGGTTTCTATTTGTCTGAACAGATTTTCGATCTGGCTAAGGGAACACCATTAGTGGTGTTGTACTCTTCTCAGCTTGAGGCTTCTATGGCAAGAGTCGAAGGTGCTGGTGGAGAGGTGTCTAAAGCCATATTCTCATTCCCTGGCGGAAGACGTTTTCATTTTAAAGACCCAAGCGGTAACGAATTTGCCATCTGGTCAGAATAA
- a CDS encoding 5-carboxymethyl-2-hydroxymuconate Delta-isomerase gives MPHCVIEYSAPLAEQIDISKLVKATHQGAVDSGLFETSAIKTRAHRCDDFLIGDDPKNSFIHIRLSIMPGRSHEQKTVLLEQVYSKVSTLTAGVNSVTMEVLDIDRQNYFKALALT, from the coding sequence ATGCCCCATTGCGTGATCGAATATTCGGCGCCCCTCGCCGAGCAGATAGATATATCTAAGCTAGTCAAAGCAACCCACCAAGGCGCTGTAGACTCAGGCCTGTTTGAAACTTCGGCAATCAAGACCCGAGCCCACAGATGCGATGACTTTTTGATTGGCGATGACCCTAAAAACAGCTTCATTCATATTCGTCTGTCTATCATGCCGGGTCGCAGCCATGAGCAGAAAACGGTGCTTCTGGAGCAGGTTTATAGCAAGGTCTCAACACTCACTGCGGGCGTAAATAGTGTGACGATGGAAGTTCTCGATATCGATCGTCAAAACTATTTCAAGGCATTGGCACTAACTTAG
- a CDS encoding substrate-binding periplasmic protein, with protein MRRWLCFILMFGLPVWAAPSMRACIDHYPPFQIISDDGITGESLVALNLLAKLIGHELVIKTSPNFARCLRMLEVGQVDVVAGLILKPKRQAYASFLPYREDSHYLFISRDPDIDIEHYEQLADYTIAVSRHTHYFDRFDQDPDLRKMVVNDLKTAIVMLAKRRFDLLIVPEMTLPSIRRDFAQFNSLFKVHPYRFKPQRIIYFGFSRKHQLAIEPDMLSTTVEAAYEDGLFIKKIEEFTSEHLEWY; from the coding sequence ATGCGACGTTGGCTGTGTTTTATTCTTATGTTCGGCTTACCTGTCTGGGCTGCGCCTTCTATGCGAGCCTGCATCGATCATTATCCTCCGTTTCAGATTATATCTGATGATGGGATCACGGGAGAAAGTCTGGTGGCTTTGAACTTGTTGGCTAAACTTATCGGACATGAGTTGGTGATCAAGACCAGCCCCAATTTTGCCAGATGCCTTCGCATGCTTGAAGTTGGTCAGGTGGATGTGGTCGCTGGTTTGATTTTGAAGCCGAAAAGGCAAGCTTATGCCAGCTTTCTTCCTTATCGGGAAGACAGCCATTATCTGTTTATTAGCCGTGATCCCGATATTGATATTGAGCATTACGAGCAGTTAGCTGACTACACAATCGCTGTGTCCCGCCATACTCATTATTTTGACCGATTCGATCAAGATCCCGATCTACGTAAGATGGTAGTTAACGATCTCAAGACTGCGATTGTAATGCTGGCAAAACGGCGCTTCGATCTCTTGATTGTACCTGAGATGACTTTACCGAGTATCAGGCGTGACTTTGCTCAGTTTAATAGTCTGTTTAAGGTGCACCCCTATAGATTTAAGCCGCAGCGCATTATCTATTTCGGTTTTAGCCGTAAGCATCAGCTGGCTATTGAGCCTGATATGCTTTCGACTACAGTCGAGGCAGCTTATGAAGACGGGTTATTTATCAAAAAAATTGAAGAGTTTACCAGCGAACATCTGGAGTGGTATTAG
- the asnB gene encoding asparagine synthase B, with translation MCSIFAILDIKSDATQLRQVALEMSKLMRHRGPDWSGIYSCDKAVLAHERLAIVDIDNGAQPLLSSDGNIILAVNGEIYNHKELKAKLGDKYAYQTHSDCEVILSLYQEYGVDFLDKLNGIFAFVLYDKTKDLYLIGRDHMGIIPLYTGLDAEGNFYIASEMKALMPVCKTVDVFKPGHYLCNKASTTDDGYVQYYQREWRDFAAVQDNPASIDEIRDALEAAVKRQLMSDVPYGVLLSGGLDSSVISAITQTYAKRRIEDDGQSNAWWPQLHSFAVGLEGAPDLIAAKKVADAIGTIHHEIIFTFQDGIDAIKDVIYHLETYDVTTIRAATPMYLMARKIKAMGIKMVLSGEGADELFGGYLYFHKAPNAQAFHEELVRKLDKLFMFDCLRANKSMAAWGLEARVPFLDKEFMDVAMRINPEAKMSKDGRIEKHILRQAFEHKLPKEVTWRQKEQFSDGVGYSWIDGLKELAAEKVDDLQLANAKFRFPYNTPDTKEGYYYRCFFEEQFPLDTAAKTVPGGKSVACSTPEALAWDKSLQDVIDPSGRAVQSVHTSAY, from the coding sequence ATGTGTTCAATTTTTGCCATTTTAGATATTAAGTCAGACGCAACACAGCTGCGACAGGTCGCGCTGGAAATGTCGAAGTTGATGCGTCACCGTGGACCGGATTGGTCAGGGATCTACAGCTGCGACAAAGCCGTACTCGCTCATGAACGTCTTGCCATCGTCGATATCGATAACGGTGCCCAACCTCTGCTTAGTAGCGATGGAAACATTATTCTTGCGGTCAACGGTGAGATCTATAACCACAAAGAGCTTAAGGCCAAGCTAGGCGATAAATACGCTTACCAGACTCACTCGGACTGTGAAGTGATCCTATCCCTCTATCAAGAGTATGGTGTCGACTTCCTCGATAAGTTGAACGGAATATTTGCCTTCGTGCTCTACGATAAGACTAAAGACCTGTATCTGATTGGCCGAGATCACATGGGGATTATTCCTCTATACACAGGCCTAGACGCTGAAGGGAACTTCTACATAGCCTCAGAAATGAAAGCCTTGATGCCTGTGTGTAAGACCGTCGATGTATTTAAGCCGGGCCACTATTTATGTAATAAGGCGAGCACCACTGACGACGGTTATGTTCAATATTATCAACGTGAATGGCGTGATTTTGCGGCCGTGCAAGATAACCCAGCCAGTATAGATGAGATTAGAGATGCACTGGAAGCCGCGGTTAAACGTCAGCTTATGTCTGATGTACCTTATGGTGTACTGCTATCGGGTGGACTGGATTCATCGGTTATCTCGGCTATCACACAAACTTATGCTAAACGCCGTATCGAAGATGATGGCCAGAGCAATGCATGGTGGCCACAGCTTCACTCTTTTGCCGTTGGTCTTGAAGGTGCCCCTGATTTGATTGCGGCGAAAAAAGTCGCCGACGCCATAGGCACAATCCACCATGAGATCATCTTTACCTTCCAGGACGGTATCGATGCGATTAAAGATGTGATTTATCATCTGGAAACCTATGATGTCACCACCATTCGTGCCGCTACCCCTATGTACCTTATGGCGAGAAAAATTAAAGCCATGGGTATTAAGATGGTGCTATCGGGTGAAGGTGCAGATGAACTATTCGGTGGCTACTTATACTTCCATAAGGCCCCTAATGCACAGGCCTTCCATGAAGAGTTAGTGCGTAAACTGGACAAGCTGTTCATGTTCGATTGTCTTCGTGCCAACAAGTCGATGGCAGCATGGGGACTCGAGGCACGCGTGCCCTTCCTCGATAAAGAATTTATGGATGTGGCGATGCGCATCAACCCAGAAGCCAAGATGTCTAAAGATGGTCGTATCGAGAAGCATATTCTACGTCAGGCGTTCGAGCACAAATTACCCAAAGAAGTGACATGGCGTCAGAAGGAACAGTTCAGTGATGGCGTAGGCTACTCATGGATCGATGGTTTAAAGGAGCTAGCAGCCGAGAAAGTTGATGACCTTCAGCTGGCCAATGCCAAGTTTAGGTTCCCTTATAACACGCCTGATACCAAAGAAGGCTACTACTACCGCTGTTTCTTTGAAGAGCAATTTCCACTGGATACTGCCGCAAAAACCGTTCCTGGCGGCAAATCGGTGGCTTGCTCGACTCCGGAAGCACTTGCTTGGGATAAGAGCCTCCAGGATGTCATTGACCCATCGGGCCGAGCAGTACAATCGGTTCACACCAGTGCCTATTGA
- a CDS encoding M28 family metallopeptidase, whose protein sequence is MRLLPPVCALALLSACSQQPANTPTTVTPEVKTAANSLANTPVSFDEARFRQDIKTLSSDEFEGRAPTTKGETLTLNFLTQAFKEMGLVGANHGDYLQAVPMVTYTASEQQTISFGALALEHRKDIVLGSRHDNGGVDIANAPLVFVGYGINAPEYDWNDYQDIDMHGKVAVILVNDPGFALPDSGKFNGKAMTYYGRWDYKFSEASKQGALGAIIVHDTAPASYPWSVVENSWTGPQQDLVVDKAEQDKHIEVEGWITLDVATKVFEKSGLTLSDLMNRAASGPMNIPLKQTANIQFSNTASYANSFNVVATLPGKDRPDEQVLFSAHWDHIGKDESKDGDQIYNGALDNASGTAGILEIARQFANQAKLGQPLSRSVTFIATTGEEQGLLGSRFYAANPIYPIDKSVAVFNLDSTNIYGRTLDYTIVGKGKSELENYLVDALKTQNRVAKGESRPESGGFFRSDHFSFAKLGIPAVFAGGGNEPIDEATAQYKVMMKEKMKGCYHNTCDEYREDWDLSGALQDLAIYYSAAETLANSQDWPGYFAGTEFHSLRGANTKALSE, encoded by the coding sequence ATGCGATTACTGCCTCCGGTATGTGCGCTAGCACTGCTTAGTGCCTGCAGCCAACAGCCAGCTAACACTCCAACCACTGTAACACCTGAAGTTAAAACAGCCGCCAACAGCTTGGCAAACACCCCCGTGAGTTTCGATGAAGCTCGCTTCAGACAAGATATCAAAACTCTTTCTTCCGATGAGTTTGAAGGCCGCGCTCCAACCACCAAAGGTGAAACACTCACCTTAAACTTCCTAACCCAGGCCTTTAAGGAGATGGGATTGGTTGGTGCTAATCATGGCGATTACCTGCAAGCCGTGCCGATGGTGACCTATACGGCCTCAGAGCAGCAAACTATCAGCTTCGGTGCTTTGGCACTGGAACACAGAAAAGATATCGTTTTGGGTAGCCGTCACGACAATGGCGGCGTCGATATTGCTAACGCGCCTCTGGTCTTCGTCGGCTATGGCATCAATGCGCCTGAATACGACTGGAACGACTACCAAGACATAGATATGCATGGCAAGGTTGCGGTTATTTTAGTCAATGACCCCGGATTTGCTTTACCCGACTCTGGTAAGTTTAACGGTAAGGCGATGACCTACTATGGCCGCTGGGACTATAAGTTCAGTGAAGCAAGTAAACAGGGAGCTCTAGGTGCCATCATTGTTCACGATACCGCCCCGGCCTCTTATCCCTGGTCCGTGGTTGAGAACAGCTGGACAGGCCCTCAGCAAGACCTGGTGGTCGACAAAGCTGAACAAGATAAGCATATAGAAGTTGAAGGCTGGATCACCCTGGATGTGGCAACCAAGGTCTTTGAAAAATCAGGTTTAACCTTATCAGATCTTATGAATAGAGCGGCCAGTGGCCCAATGAATATTCCTCTGAAACAGACGGCTAATATTCAATTTTCCAATACGGCCAGCTATGCCAACAGTTTTAATGTTGTCGCCACCCTTCCGGGAAAAGATCGACCCGATGAACAAGTGTTATTTAGCGCCCACTGGGATCATATCGGCAAAGATGAGAGTAAAGACGGCGATCAAATTTACAACGGTGCCCTCGATAACGCCTCGGGCACCGCAGGTATACTCGAAATAGCGCGTCAGTTTGCCAATCAAGCCAAGCTAGGCCAACCTCTTTCTCGCTCGGTCACTTTCATCGCCACCACAGGTGAGGAGCAAGGCCTACTTGGCTCGCGTTTCTATGCTGCCAACCCAATTTATCCCATCGATAAATCCGTAGCCGTATTCAACTTAGACAGTACCAACATATACGGCCGCACCTTGGATTACACGATCGTCGGCAAAGGAAAATCTGAATTAGAAAATTACCTTGTAGACGCATTGAAAACACAAAACCGTGTGGCAAAGGGCGAGAGTCGACCAGAATCTGGCGGATTCTTCCGCTCAGACCATTTCAGTTTCGCTAAGCTCGGCATTCCGGCAGTATTTGCCGGCGGTGGCAATGAACCCATCGATGAGGCTACGGCCCAGTACAAGGTCATGATGAAGGAAAAAATGAAGGGCTGTTACCACAACACCTGCGATGAATACCGGGAAGATTGGGATCTTAGCGGCGCCTTACAAGATCTGGCCATCTATTACAGTGCAGCAGAAACCTTAGCCAACAGCCAAGATTGGCCTGGATACTTTGCCGGAACTGAGTTTCACTCTCTTCGAGGAGCAAACACTAAGGCCTTGAGTGAATAA
- a CDS encoding HAD-IIA family hydrolase, which yields MKNIICDIDGVLLHNNELIPGSDKFIHRVLEQGNPLVILTNYPVQTGKDLQNRLGAAGINVPEECFYTSAMATADFLKHQTGSKAYVIGEGALTHELYKAGFTITDINPDFVIVGETRSYNWEMIHKAARFVVEGARFIATNPDTHGPAHSPACGALCAPIERISGRMPFYVGKPSSWIIRSALNHIDGHSDNTVIIGDNMKTDILAGFQAGLETILVTSGVSQLSDVDKEPFRPNHVFACAGDIDIV from the coding sequence ATGAAAAATATTATTTGCGACATCGACGGTGTTCTGCTTCACAACAACGAGTTAATCCCCGGCAGCGACAAATTCATTCACCGGGTGCTGGAACAAGGTAACCCTTTGGTTATTTTGACTAACTATCCGGTTCAAACCGGCAAAGATTTACAAAACAGACTCGGCGCGGCGGGGATAAATGTTCCTGAAGAGTGTTTTTATACATCGGCCATGGCGACGGCAGATTTCCTCAAGCACCAAACAGGCAGCAAGGCTTATGTGATCGGCGAAGGTGCCCTCACCCACGAGCTCTACAAGGCAGGCTTTACCATAACAGATATCAACCCGGACTTTGTTATCGTTGGCGAAACCCGTTCTTATAACTGGGAAATGATCCATAAGGCGGCTCGCTTCGTCGTCGAGGGCGCACGCTTTATCGCCACCAACCCTGATACCCATGGTCCAGCGCATAGTCCCGCTTGTGGTGCCTTGTGTGCCCCAATCGAACGTATCAGTGGCCGCATGCCTTTCTATGTTGGCAAACCTAGTTCATGGATCATTCGCTCGGCGCTTAACCATATTGATGGCCACTCGGACAATACAGTGATCATCGGCGATAACATGAAGACCGATATACTTGCAGGCTTTCAGGCTGGTCTGGAAACGATTCTGGTCACCAGCGGCGTGAGTCAGCTCAGCGATGTCGATAAGGAGCCTTTCCGTCCTAACCATGTGTTCGCCTGCGCTGGAGACATAGATATCGTTTAA